GTAGGTATATCCCCGCAGCACCACCGAATAACATTTCGTAGGCCTTTTCCGTAGGTATTTTCAATGGAATTGGAACGCCAGAGAGTTTGAGCAGAGTGTAATAAGTGCTCATGATTGTTCCAGCTATTGCTGGTCCCCATGTAGAACCGAAGTTCCTGAAGAGACTGTTGGCACCTGTTGCCACTCCCATTATCCTTGGTGGAACACTAAAGACCAGAATGTTGATGAGGGAAATGTTCATGAGAGTTATTCCTGTTCCCACTATGCTTATCATCGTAACGTACTGAGGCAGAGAAAGCGTTGTTGCGTACTTTGACATGAACGCAAGGCCACCACTTGCTATAAGCGAGCCGGCAAGGGCTATTGGCTTTGCACCAACTTTGGGCATAAGTTTTCCTGCCAGTGGGGCGACGATAAGCATCACCAGTGCTTGAGGAGTCATCAATAAGCCACTCTGAAGTATTGTTTTGCCAAATCCGTAGGGTTCTGGCATTTGGAAAATATATGTGTTTGCTTGGCTCATCATGGAGATTCCAAAGGCGGCAAACATTATACCCACGTTTACTATTGCAGGGTTCCTCTTTGAGACGATTTCGATGGGTATCAATGGATTCTCGGCTCTCCTCTCTTGGAGAATGAGGAGAACAAGCCCGATAGCCGCTGTTCCAAAGAGTATGAGGCTCTGCCTTGATGTCCAGCCAACAGTGGGTGCCCTAGTTACTGCTACGAGTGCGGGCACTACCGTAAAGGCTAGTAAAATCGCGCCCGCCCAGTCGAGCTTTCCGGGGTTGACGTAGCGGCTCTCTTTAAGTACCTTCCATGCAAGGAAAAACATAACCAGCACAAAGGGGACGGCTGAGTGGTACGTCCAGCGCCAGCCCCAGTTTTGTGTAACCCATGCACCAAGTGGGAGAGCTATGACCATACCCACCGCGAACATTGCGCTTATCATTCCCTGAACCTGTGGCACCATGCTCGGTGGAAACTCCTCACGGACTAGACTGAAAGCAAGGGGAAAGATAGCCATACCAAAGCCCTGTATTGCCCTCGTAACGAGTAGCCACTGGAAACTTGGGGCAAAACCGTTAAGGATGACGCCGAGGGTGTAGAACCCGAGCGCTATAAGGAACATTCTTTTCTTCCCATACATGTCGCCGAGTTTCCCAAAGAGAGCGACACTCACCGTACCAACTAGCAGGTAAATCGTAAGCACCCAGCTAACGTCGTTGGGATTTATCACGAACTCTTTCTGTATAGTTGGCAATGCCGGTGTAAGCATAGCTTCCGTGTACATAACGAGGAGGGGTAAAAGAACGACGACGAGTGCTGCCTTTTTTGCATAACTCAGGTTGTAGGTCTCACCTCTTTCCATCACTTCCATTTCTATCACCTATCTGCCAATATATCGAACGATATATCATTTATAAAGTTAGCGACAGGACAAATCTTTGCTCCACAAAAGTTTCTTGAAGGCCAAAGCTGAAAGTTGTTGGGCACTTGGTATCCTATCATCGAGCAGAGAAATATAAAATGAAAACTCAGATAAGTTCTCTTTCCGTTTTTGTTAGCCTTCTTGCCCCGTTCTTTGTTATAACGACGGTATCCTCAATCCTGACGCCACCGAATTTTGGAATATATATCCCCGGCTCTATTGTGATTACCATGCCTTCTCTCAGCACCGTCTCATCTTGCTGAGAAACCCTCGGCCACTCGTGAACCTGAAGTCCTATTCCATGTCCGAGGGAGTGGATGAACTTGTCACCATAGCCGTACTCCTCTATTACCTTTCTCGCAACGCTGTCGAGTTCTTTTGCAGTCATCCCGGGCTTTGCCTCTTCCACGGCTTTCTTCTGGGCTTCGAGGACTATCTCATAAATCTCCCTCTGCTTTTCATTTGGAGTACCCACAACTATTGTCCTCGTTATGTCGGAGTTGTAGTGCCTGTAAAGCGCCCCAAGGTCAATAACAACGAGGTCTCCTTTCTCAATCCTTTTGTCGCTTGCAACTCCATGGGGCAGGGCGGAGCGGTAACCGCTTGCAATTATCGTGTCAAAGGCCGGTTTCTCAGCGCCTTCGAGTTTCATCACATATTCAACCTTAGCGGCGATCTCTTTCTCGCGCTTTCCTTCGCTTATCTCCTCTATGGCAGTCATAACCCCTATATCCGCTAATCTGCATGCGTCTTCGATGAGCTTTATTTCCTCTTCGCTCTTTATCATCCTGAGCTCCTTTATTACCTCGTCCAGAAGCTTGAATTCTTTAACCCCGGCTTTTTCCTTCAAGGCATTTTGGAAGGAAATGCTCATGTTGCCCTCAACTGCAAGTGACTTAAAGCGCTTGAGGTATTCATAGAGCTCGTCCATTTTCTTGAATTTCTCCACGCTTACCTTGGCTTCCTCTTTTGCCTGCTCGTACTCGAGTTCAGGGACAAGTAGAGTTTCTTCCTCCAGGGTTACCACAAGGTAGCCACCAACCAAGGGCGCGGCGTTTGTGAAGTAGAAGAGGTTCGGAGCGCTTGTTATTAAAGCAGCCTCAACTCCGTTCTCTTCCAAATATTTTTTGATGCTCTCTATCCTTCCCATGTTTTTCACCAATTTAGATGACTTTCATTGCAATAAAATGCTTTCGGTTGATGAGAAAAGTTCAAAAACCGTCTCCCCAACTATTACCGGTGGGCGAGGTGTTTGAGGAAGTTGAGGTTGAAGCTTACGTTTATCCTACAGAGGACATTGAAAAGGTTAAGAGGGCCATGCTTAACTTAGTGTCACCCCTCGAGTTTGAGGCGTTTGACAAAGGTGATTACATCCTTTTAGTGGGAAAGACGAGGGATAAAAAAGCACTTCAGAGACTTTATGAGCTCTTCAGAGGACAGCAGATTCTTGATACGGCAAGGGCAATGCTGGAAGAAGGTTACTTTGGAGAAGAGATAATAATCAAGGTGCATAAGCAGGTCGCATATGTGGGCAAGGTCAACTTTAACGAGGAATCTCCCCTTGGCCCAATAACGATAATAATAAGGACAAAGGATCCGCAAAGGCTAATGAAATGGTTGGCTCCAAGAACAAAAGATGGAGTGCCGATAGAATAACTAACTCGGATGCTTTAGTTCTAATCCCATTTTTGTAAGGCTTTTTATCATACCCACCTGAATGTAAGCTGAAATTCTTGTCGTTTCGCCGTATTCTATGTCGAGAATTTCCCCTATGGAGTTTATTAAAGCTATCACCTTTGGTACCTTCTCCTTTTCCTTGACCAGAATCTCAAAGAATCTGTATTTCGGAAGGGTAAACATTACCTCCTCAAGGGCACTGTAGAGTTCTTCCAGCTCCCTTTCCTTTGCGGATATTGAGGCGATACCACTTACTGTTATTCCCTTTCTTCTGATTAGCTCTTCAATTGCCTTCCTTTTGTCTGAAAGGTCTTCCTCAGTTGTAAGGTCTTTCTTGTTTAGAACGATCAAAATAGGCTTATCCAGTGCTTTGAGCTCTTTTAGCACTTCTATCGATGCTAAAAACTTTCTCTTTATCTCTCTCCAAGGTTCGCTTGAGTCCAAAACAAGAAGGACAACATCTGCCCTCACTATTTCTTCAAGGGTTGAATGAAAAGCCTCAACTATAAAGGGCGGAAGGTCATCTATAAAACCAACGGTATCGGTTATCAAGGCCCTCTTCCCGTTTATTGTAAACCTTCTTGTGGTCGTGTCAAGGGTTGTGAACATCTGTGTCTTTGCCTCTATGTTCTCATCTGCCAGTGCATTTAAGAGAGTTGACTTTCCAGCGTTTGTATAGCCTGCTAAAGCAACAAGTATAAATCCCACTTCTTCTCTTCTCTTTCTTTTTACTTCCCTATCTGCTCTAACCTTTTCAAGCTCTTTTCTTATTTTTCCCATTCTGTAGCGGATGTGCTTCAGATACTGCTGCGTCTGATATTCACCCATACCTTTGAAACCCGCCCTATCTCCAAGCTTAATTCTCCTAATGGCTTCCTTTACGAGGGGTAATTCATACTGGAGGTTTGCCAGCTCAACCTGAAGCCTGGCCTCCTTTGAATGTGCTCTCTTCTCAAATATCTCAAGAACGAGCTGCCACTTGTCAATGACATCAATTTTAAGCTCTTTTGTTATGTTGAAGGACTGGGAAGGGGTGAGTGGGTTTGCAAATATTACCCTATCGGGATTGAGCTCTCTTATGAGTTCCTTCACTTCCTGGAGCTTCCCGGGACCTATGTTATACTTGGGGTGTTCTTCTCTGGTCTGTTCAACTATTGCGAGAATCTCATAACCGGCACTTCTCAAAAGCTCCTCAAATTCTTCTTTATTGACCCTCCTATTGGGCGAGTGTCTTATTACTCCAATAGCTCTCATCGACTGGAGCTAAGCAAAGGGGTTTATATCCTTTTGGATTAGGTATTTATACCCAAAAAACTAAT
The Thermococcus sp. 2319x1 DNA segment above includes these coding regions:
- a CDS encoding MFS transporter gives rise to the protein MEVMERGETYNLSYAKKAALVVVLLPLLVMYTEAMLTPALPTIQKEFVINPNDVSWVLTIYLLVGTVSVALFGKLGDMYGKKRMFLIALGFYTLGVILNGFAPSFQWLLVTRAIQGFGMAIFPLAFSLVREEFPPSMVPQVQGMISAMFAVGMVIALPLGAWVTQNWGWRWTYHSAVPFVLVMFFLAWKVLKESRYVNPGKLDWAGAILLAFTVVPALVAVTRAPTVGWTSRQSLILFGTAAIGLVLLILQERRAENPLIPIEIVSKRNPAIVNVGIMFAAFGISMMSQANTYIFQMPEPYGFGKTILQSGLLMTPQALVMLIVAPLAGKLMPKVGAKPIALAGSLIASGGLAFMSKYATTLSLPQYVTMISIVGTGITLMNISLINILVFSVPPRIMGVATGANSLFRNFGSTWGPAIAGTIMSTYYTLLKLSGVPIPLKIPTEKAYEMLFGGAAGIYLLLALLILATREIMKGGRIHEMENEGEKEVVVE
- the pepQ gene encoding Xaa-Pro dipeptidase PepQ gives rise to the protein MGRIESIKKYLEENGVEAALITSAPNLFYFTNAAPLVGGYLVVTLEEETLLVPELEYEQAKEEAKVSVEKFKKMDELYEYLKRFKSLAVEGNMSISFQNALKEKAGVKEFKLLDEVIKELRMIKSEEEIKLIEDACRLADIGVMTAIEEISEGKREKEIAAKVEYVMKLEGAEKPAFDTIIASGYRSALPHGVASDKRIEKGDLVVIDLGALYRHYNSDITRTIVVGTPNEKQREIYEIVLEAQKKAVEEAKPGMTAKELDSVARKVIEEYGYGDKFIHSLGHGIGLQVHEWPRVSQQDETVLREGMVITIEPGIYIPKFGGVRIEDTVVITKNGARRLTKTERELI
- a CDS encoding RNA-binding domain-containing protein; its protein translation is MGEVFEEVEVEAYVYPTEDIEKVKRAMLNLVSPLEFEAFDKGDYILLVGKTRDKKALQRLYELFRGQQILDTARAMLEEGYFGEEIIIKVHKQVAYVGKVNFNEESPLGPITIIIRTKDPQRLMKWLAPRTKDGVPIE
- the hflX gene encoding GTPase HflX, encoding MRAIGVIRHSPNRRVNKEEFEELLRSAGYEILAIVEQTREEHPKYNIGPGKLQEVKELIRELNPDRVIFANPLTPSQSFNITKELKIDVIDKWQLVLEIFEKRAHSKEARLQVELANLQYELPLVKEAIRRIKLGDRAGFKGMGEYQTQQYLKHIRYRMGKIRKELEKVRADREVKRKRREEVGFILVALAGYTNAGKSTLLNALADENIEAKTQMFTTLDTTTRRFTINGKRALITDTVGFIDDLPPFIVEAFHSTLEEIVRADVVLLVLDSSEPWREIKRKFLASIEVLKELKALDKPILIVLNKKDLTTEEDLSDKRKAIEELIRRKGITVSGIASISAKERELEELYSALEEVMFTLPKYRFFEILVKEKEKVPKVIALINSIGEILDIEYGETTRISAYIQVGMIKSLTKMGLELKHPS